The stretch of DNA TGGCTGCAGCGATACAGAGGGAAATCCCGTAATTTCTTTTAGTTGATTTTCCAGCTTTTCAAACAGCTGATGATACCCTTTGGCTTGATCCTCAGGCGCAAATGGGTGAATATTACCAAACTCGGACCACGTCAACGGAATCATCTCAGCCGTAGCATTTAACTTCATTGTACATGAACCGAGAGAGATCATCGAATGTACCAGTGATAAATCCTTATTCTCCAATTTCTTCAAATAGCGAAGCATCTCGTGTTCGGAGTGGTACAAGTTAAATACCGGATGGTCAAGATAGCTGGATGTCCGTGTTAGTGCTTCCGGATAGTCAACCTCTACAGACTCTGAAAGTGATGGAACATTAACGGTATTTTCTACATCTTTTACAGATGCAAAAAGGGTCAAGAGTTCCTGAACGTGATCCAGTTCCTTTACCTCATCAAACGAAATACCCACCGCCGGCTCATCGAAATAGCGCAAATTAAACTCGTGCTCAAGTGCTAAGCTTTGTAGGGCTTCTTTTTGATCCTGATCAGTCAGCGACACTTTTAATGTATCAAAATAACAATCGGTCTCAACCTCAAAACCAAGTTTGTGTAATCCCTGATCCATAATTTTTGCCAGTCCGTGAATACGCTCAGCAATTCGGCGCAATCCATCGGGGCCATGATATACTCCATAAAATCCGGCAATAACAGCCAACAGCACCTGAGCGGTACAAATATTAGAGGTTGCGCGTTCGCGGCGAATGTGCTGCTCCCGCGTCTGCAACGCCATCCGATAAACGGGATTTTCTTCGGTATCCTGCGACACCCCAATAATGCGGCCCGGTATTTTACGTTTATATTTGTCGCGCGTAGCAAAAAAACCGGCATGCGGTCCGCCATAGCCCATGGGTACGCCAAAACGCTGGGTCGATCCTACCACCACATCAGCCCCCATTTCACCAGGTGGAGTTAGCAAGGTTAGGCTCAGCAGATCAGCTGCCACAACCACATTTACATTTTGGTCATGAGCTGCTTCAATCAGGCTCGAGTAATCTTCAACTGATCCGTCAGTGGCCGGATACTGTAACAGCATACCAAAAAGGTTTTCGTCCGTTACATCCAGCTCGTTATGATCACCAACAATTACCTCTATATCCAGCGGTTCGGCCCTTCCCTGTACCACATCAATGGTTTGGGGATGACATAACTCAGAAACAAAAAACGTGTCGGCTTTTTTACGCTTGGCGCCGCGCCGCGTAGAATAGAGCATCGACATACCTTCAGCAGCGGCCGTCCCCTCATCTAAAAGTGAAGCATTAGCCAGCTCGCGTCCCGTAAGATCCGAAACCATCGTCTGAAAGTTAATAAGTGCTTCGAGCCGTCCCTGTGCAATCTCAGCCTGATAGGGAGTGTACGCCGTGTACCACCCGGGATTTTCAAGCACATTCCGTAAAATTACGTTGGGCATTAACGTATCGTAATAGCCCATACCGATAAACGATTCATAAACTTCATTCTGATCCGCAACTTCACGAAACTCTTCTAAAAACCGATATTCACTCATCGGCTTGTCGAGA from Fodinibius salinus encodes:
- the gcvP gene encoding aminomethyl-transferring glycine dehydrogenase translates to MSINFDKERFLHRHIGPDENQTTEMLSDIDASSLKKLMDETIPEGIRLTKEFGLDKPMSEYRFLEEFREVADQNEVYESFIGMGYYDTLMPNVILRNVLENPGWYTAYTPYQAEIAQGRLEALINFQTMVSDLTGRELANASLLDEGTAAAEGMSMLYSTRRGAKRKKADTFFVSELCHPQTIDVVQGRAEPLDIEVIVGDHNELDVTDENLFGMLLQYPATDGSVEDYSSLIEAAHDQNVNVVVAADLLSLTLLTPPGEMGADVVVGSTQRFGVPMGYGGPHAGFFATRDKYKRKIPGRIIGVSQDTEENPVYRMALQTREQHIRRERATSNICTAQVLLAVIAGFYGVYHGPDGLRRIAERIHGLAKIMDQGLHKLGFEVETDCYFDTLKVSLTDQDQKEALQSLALEHEFNLRYFDEPAVGISFDEVKELDHVQELLTLFASVKDVENTVNVPSLSESVEVDYPEALTRTSSYLDHPVFNLYHSEHEMLRYLKKLENKDLSLVHSMISLGSCTMKLNATAEMIPLTWSEFGNIHPFAPEDQAKGYHQLFEKLENQLKEITGFPSVSLQPNSGAQGEFSGLMTISAYHKHHGEAHRNVTIVPDSAHGTNPASAVMAGMDVVVTKCDEHGNIDLDDLREKAEEHKDNLAALMVTYPSTHGVFEEDIKEICQVIHDHGGLVYMDGANMNAQVGLTSPAEVGADVCHLNLHKTFCIPHGGGGPGMGPIAATEELGPFLPTNAVIETGGEHAIPGISAAPWGSASILSISYAYIKMMGAEGLTQATQYAILNANYLKEKLKDYYPILYTGKNGRTAHEFIVDLRPFKESAGIGSIDVAKRLMDYGFHAPTMSFPVPGTLMVEPTESETKEELDRFCEAMISIREEIREVEEGEAEPENNVLKNSPHTMRVVMDEDWDRPYSREQAIFPLDYLRFNKFWPAVGRVDDAYGDRNLMCNCVPVDAYAEGQEPAAVD